The Salegentibacter sp. Hel_I_6 region GCGCCTTTTTGTTTTTCTGCATTTATTTTATCCTGCACTTTTCTTTCTTCATTATTCATAGCTTCTAACAAGCTTTGTATTTGCTCTGGCGACAATTGTCCTTGAGCAGGCTGCGGCTGTGGCTGGCCCTCTTCAGGCTCTTTATCCTGCTCTTCCTGATCTCCCTCGCCATCTTGTTCCTCCTGTTCCTCCTGGTCACCTTCCTTTTCTTCCTGGTCCTGATCCTGGTTATCCTGGTCTCCTTCATTATCACCCTCACCCTGGTCTTGTTGCTCCTCCTTGTTTTCCTGGTCCTGGTTTTCATCCTGATTCTCCTGGTCCTGGTTTTCATCATCCTGGTTCTCATCATCACCACCATCCTGATTATCATCCTGTTCTTGTTCCTGCTCCAGCATTTTTTTTGCTAATGCTAAATTATAACGGGTTTCATCATCTGTAGGATTATTTCTTAAAGCATCTTTGTAAGCTTCTACGGCTTCCTGATATCTTTTTTGATTCATATAAGCATTCCCAAGATTATGGTTCGCCTTGTGTTTGGCTATTTTTGTTTCGGCAATCTCCGCTGCCTGTTTGTATCGCTGTGTGGCTTGCGGTGCATTGTCACGGGTATAATACATATTTCCCATATTGTATCTCGCATCGCTATTCTCAGGATCTTTGGCAATAGCTTTTCTATAGGCGGCTTCTGCTTTCGGGAAATCGTTTTCTCCCAAAGCGGCATCGGCTTCCTGCATAAATTCCCCTGCTTCTTTTTTAGCTTTCTCCAGTTCTTTATCTTGCTGTTGAGCAACGACAGGAAATATGAGCAACAAGCCGAATATCACAAATAATATGTTAGTTGAAAAACCTCTCATTAGATCACTCCTCTGTTTTTCTTTTCTCGTTGAATAAATTCAGTTTTCTTATCCAGCCGGTTTTTCTTTCCAGCATAAATACATCCAGCAATAACAAAAAGATTGCCAAACCTACAAACCATTGAAATTGCGATTTATAATCGGCAAATTGCTTTGCTTCAAATTCTGTTTTTTCAATATTCTGAAGCGCTTCCTGTACCTTTTCGGTAACTTCTGAAGTTACGCTTCCATCAATATACTCTCCGTTTGTTTCTTCTGCAATTTGTTTAAGTACTTCTGCATCCAATTTGGTAACAACGGTTTCACCCTGATTATCTTTTTTGTAATTCTGCACTACGCCATTTCTTTTTATGGGAATTGGCCCTCCTTTAGCAGTCCCCACACCAATAGTATAAATCTGGATACCGGCATCTGCAGCTTTTTCTGCCATATCTTCGGCATTACCCTCGTGATCTTCCCCATCACTAAGAATAAACATTACCCGGTTGGTTTGCTGATTATCGTCAAAAAAACCTGTAGCAAGGTCTATGGCATCTCCAATGGCAGTGCCCTGTGAAGAAAGCATATCGGTATTTAAACTTTCCAGAAACATCTTTGCAGAGCCATAATCTGTGGTAATAGGTAACTGCGGGAAAGCGCTCCCTGCGTAGGCGATAATTCCAACACGGTCACTCCCAAGGTTTCCTATAATTTGTCTTACCAACTGCTTAGATTTTTCTAATCTATTTGGAGCTATATCTTCAGCCTCCATACTTTTTGAAACGTCTATAGCGAAAACAATATCTACACCTTCCCGTTTCACGGTTTCCAGCTGTGAGCCCACTTTAGGATTTACCAATCCCAAAACCACACTACTCAGTGCCAAAAGTATTAGCAAAAGTTTTAAGAATGGCTTAAAAGAAGATCGGTTGGGAGCAAGGAAGCTTAGCAACGGCGGCTGGGCAAATCTTGATCTTGCCCGTTTTTGCCAGATCCTAAAAACCAGGTACAGCACAATTACCGCTGGAATAAGCAGCAAAAGCCATAAATATATTTTCTCTTCTAAGATCATTAAACTTATATTTCCATTTTTTAAATAAAGCCTCTGAACACTGTGTATCTCAAGAGTACTTCAAAAAGCAGTAATCCTATTGCCAATAAAGCATAAGGCCTAAATTTTTCAGTATAATTATAATATCTGAATTCTTCAATTTCAGATTTTTCGAGGCTGTCTATTTCTTCATAAATTTCTTCCAGCTTTTCATTATTAGTGGCCCTAAAATATTTTCCACCGGTATCTGATGCTATTTGTTGCAATAAAGCCTCATCTATTTCTACTTTTTGCACACCATATTGAAATTTTCCGTTAGCTAAAACATTAACAGGCGTTAGTGCGTTTCCATTACTTCCCACTCCAATGGTATAGGTTTTTATCCCAAACTCTACGGCGAGCTCACTGGCGATTTTTGGATCAATAAACCCGGAATTGTTAACTCCATCAGTTAATAAAATTATCACCTTACTCTCTGCATCACTATCTTTTAATCGGTTTACCGCTGTGGCTAATCCCGAACCAATTGCCGTACCGTTTTGCAAAATATTACTGTATTCAATTTCTTCAATTGCACGCAGCGCAATGCTTTTATCACTGGTAATAGGCGTTTTTGTAAAACTTTCGCCGGCGAAAAGTACAAGACCAATCCTATCGGTTGGCCTATTTTCAATAAATTCTGCTCCTACTTCTTTTACAGATTCTAATCGGTTAGGTTCAAAATCCCTGGCTAGCATACTGGCAGATACATCTATAGCCATTATAATATCTATTCCTCTAATGTTGCTACTTTGCGTAGTAACATCTACCGTCCTTGGGCGTGCCATTGCTACCACTAAAAAAGCCAGCGCTAGCAAGCGAAGTACAAAAAGCACCGGTTTTAATTTTGAAAGCATCGATTGCTTTACCTTAAAACCTTTTACGCTAGACATTCTTAGCTCTGGCGTTTGCTGTTTACGTTTCCAGAAATACCAGGCTGTTGCCGGCAAAAGCAGCAATAACAACCAGAAAAATTCTGGATTCTCGAATGTATAATTAGCAAACATCAATTAGCCTGGTTTTTCAATTCTATAGAATTCTCTATTCGTTGTAAAATTTCTTCAGCATACTCATCATCTTCATCAAACACCACCATAATTTGCTGGAAACCGCCATTTGCACCAAAATTAAGAATAGCATACTCCTTTTCTATGGGGCCTCCGGTAATAGGATTTTCAAGATTAAAAGTTCCAAAAACCTTAATGCCTTTTGTGCTATTTATGGTAGAAAATTCTTCTTCTTTCATTATAATATTTCGCGCACCTTGAGATTCCAGGTTTTCGTAAATCCCATCTACTGCTTTCTCTAGATCAAAATCTCCCTGCGGATTCACCGGGCCGGTAATAAGCAAAGTATATAAATTACCTTCTAAAGTTCCAGCATCAAAGGTTTCACTCCCCAGCAACATTTCCTGTAGCTCATCTCCTCTTTTTACATCGTGCCTTACTAAAACTTCGGGTGTGGTAATGGTAACGGTTGGAGTACCATATTCACTTTTAATCCAATCGCCTTCAAGCAATTCCCTGGTTTCATTCCCAAATACTGAATCCTTTACGAAACCGAAACCTTTAGTGTTTACCAAAATGGTTACGACTACAATTCCCAGAATGAGAATGCCGCCAATAACCGCAATAATTCTTCTTTTTCTTCTCTTTAAAAGTTTTTCCCTACGATAATTTTCATCCTGCATCAATTCTTCCTCAGTAGGTTCAGGAACCACCTGCCTAATGTCTTTAATTAAATGCTCTACTTTGGTACGATCGCTTTTTGCGGTAATTACATCGGGTCTGGAATTGGCAAATTTGGCCAAATCGGCTCGTTTTAATAATTGCTGAAGGTTATCTATAGATTTATCTTTCAGGCTTAACTCTCCAGATTGTTTTCTTAATTCCAGGTAAGCGATAAGTTCTGAAGTTGTACTCTCCAGCGCCCTGTCGTAGATTTTTCTGTCCAGATATTTTCTTACAATAAATGCAAGCTGAGAATAATATTCCTTGATTTCCCGGTCTTGCAATAAAGAGGAGTTATCCAATTGCTTAAGCTCGAACATCGCCTGTTCATAAGGAGGTAGTTCGGGTTCAGCCTCTTTCCTTTTCTTTCTTCTTCGGAAAAAATAAAATGCTACACCTAATAAAATTAATACTGCCAATAACCACCAAACCCAGTTTGGAATGCTAAAAGCTTTAGGAACATCTACCGCAGGTTTTATAGGATACATTTTTTGTCGGGTAGTATCTACCTGAACATCGGCAACCTCAACTCTAAAAGAATCGGTTAAATATTCCCGATTCTGAATAATAATTTTTTGCTGCGGAATAGTGTAAACTCCTGAATCGAATTGGGTAAGCGAATATTTTTTTATAAGCCTAAAACGATCTTCTACCGTCGTGGTATCGGCACCTAAAGACTCTACCATTTCCATTGGGTCAAAGGTTTGCCCTTCAGGGAAAATCACCAAATTGGTAGAATCGGTTTCAACTTCAATACTAAAAATAACCTGCTCCCCGATCTTGATAGAAGTGGAGTCCAATCTAGTATTTATATTGGGTTCCTGGGTAAAACCCTGAAATGATAACAACAGAAAAAGCAGCATAACCGCCACTTTATAAGTTTCTAATGTTGAAATTCTATTGTTCATTGTTTTTAACCTCTTCTTTTAAAATAACCCAGCAATTTTTTTACATAACTCTCGTCTACGCGATTATTGATCACCCCAGCGCCACTAAGCGTAAAACTTTCATTAAAATAAGCCGATCTCTCCCGGTAGTGTTTTGCGTAATTATTTCTAACCGATTTTGAACCGGTATTAACAGTTACATATTCGCCACTTTCCTCATCCAACATTTGTACCAGTCCTAAATTTGGAATTTCTTCTTCGGCAGGATCGTAAACTCTAATTCCTGTGACATCATGTTTATTACCGGCAATTTTTAAAGTTTGCTGATAATCATCATCCATAAAGTCTGAAAGCATAAAGACAATCGCCTTTTTCTTCATAACATTAGAGAGATATTTTATGGCAGCAGCGATATCGGTTTTCTTAGATTTAGGCTTAAACTCTATTAATTCCCTAATAATTCGTAGTACGTGATACCTTCCTTTTTTAGGGGGAATATAAAGTTCTATTTGATCTGAAAAAAGCATCAGCCCAATCTTATCGTTGTTTTGTGTAGCCGAAAAAGCTAAAGTTGCAGCAATTTCAGTAATCACATCTTTTTTAAGCTGATTTTGTGTTCCGAAGAATTCTGAACCTGAAACATCTACCATAAGCATCATGGTAAGCTCCCGTTCTTCTTCAAAAACCTTGATAAAAGGTTCATTGTAACGAGCGGTAACATTCCAGTCTATATTTCTAACATCGTCGCCAAATTGATACTGCCGTACTTCACTAAAAGTCATCCCGCGACCTTTAAAAGTAGAATGATATTCCCCACCAAAAACGTGATCGCTCAAACGCCGGGTTTTTATTTCAATCTTTCTTACTTTTTTTAAAAGCTCTTTGGTATCCATCAGGAAGCGGTTGTGTTTTACACAGCAATTAATTGGAAAATGCGAAAATCAAGTAACCTACAAGGTTTATGGAACTTCTATCTCGTTTACAATTTTATGCACAATATCTTCTGAAGTTATATTTTCGGCTTCAGCCTCGTAAGTAATTCCTATTCTATGGCGAAGTACATCTAAAACCACCGCTCTAACATCTTCTGGAATTACATAACCACGACGTTTTATAAAAGCATAGCATTTTGAAGCCCGCGCAAGGTTAATACTTCCCCTTGGTGAAGCGCCGAAACTTATTAAAGGCTTTAGATCTTTTAAATTATATTTTTCAGGATTACGAGTAGCAAAAATAATATCAAGGATATATTTTTCAATTTTCTCATCCATATAAACTTCCCTGGCAGCTTGTTGTGCACGTAAAATTTGCTCAATGCTCACCACCGGATTAACCTTTGGAAATTCCCCTCTTAAATTAGCGCGCATAATTAACTGTTCGTCGTTAATTTCGGGATAATCTATTACGGTTTTCAGCATAAAACGGTCTACCTGGGCTTCTGGCAAAGGATAAGTTCCCTCCTGCTCTACGGGGTTTTGCGTTGCCATTACAAGAAAAGGTTTATCTAAAATAAAGGTCTCTTCTCCAATAGTTACCTGCTTCTCCTGCATTGCTTCCAGCAAAGCCGATTGTACTTTGGCTGGAGCCCTGTTAATCTCATCGGCAAGGACAAAATTTGCAAAAATGGGTCCTTTTTTAATACTGAAATCATTCAGTTTCATATTGTAGATCATGGTACCCACAACATCTGCGGGCAAAAGATCTGGTGTAAACTGAATTCTACTAAAACTACCGTGAACGGCTTGCGAAAGCGTATTTATTGCGAGGGTTTTTGCCAAACCAGGAACACCTTCGAGCAGAATATGACCCTGCCCTAATAAACCAATAAGCAATCGCTCCATCATATGCTTTTGCCCAACGATTACTTTATTAACTTCGGTATTTAGTAAATCTACAAAAGCACTTTCCCTCTCTATTTTCTCATTTAAACTAGCAATATCTACAGAGGTGTTGTTTTCTATCATTTTATGCGTATTAAAGACCTTAAATTCGTGGCCGCAAATTGGAAAATTATTAGCGTTTAGGCTGTTAATGTATGGTTAAAAAACAAAAAAGCGGCTAAAAATAGCCGCTCTTTTTTTATAAGGGAAAAATTGGGGTTATTCCAAATAAATTGTTTCAAGATCAACAGCACCACCTTCACCTACTTTTACGTTGTCCTTATCTTTAGCTTCCAACCCAGTTTCAGCATCTGGAGTAATGGTTACCTGGTAAGTTCCAGCCGGAACACCGTGGAGTACAAAATTTCCTGACTCATCGGTATACGCCGAAATAATATGGCTTGCACTCTGCGCTTTCACCAAACTTTGAAAGTTTGTAGGATGTACTTTCCCCATAATTGATCCGGTATTAGCCATAGCCGACATTCTTATTACAGGTTTAAGAATGTAACCACCATTCCCGGTTTTCACGATAGATCCATCAACATCAAAATCTAAAAGGTATTCATACTGCTCTCCTGCTTCAAGTTCTTGCTGCACATTTAGTTTTAAACCAGATTGTTGTGCACTTGGAGTAGCCATAGGGTTTTCTTCTCCATCAATTACAACAACATTGTCTGGCCCTAAAACCAATCTTATTTGATCAAGGTAACCTGCAGGAATTTCAGCATCTACCAATAATTGCGATACACCGCCGGTTAATTGCAAAAGATCATAACGCCCGGTTTCTACATTAGAAAGACTTTCCCATTCGGCTTCTTCCTGGCCAACGGCGGCTTCGGTTTTAATCATTACATCCTGTACATCTACCCAAACATGATCGTAATCTCCGGGAGCATCTGTCATTCTCACAGTTAGTTGAGCATAACCTTCTTCTGGGCCGTTGGTATCATCATCATTACAACTGGTAAATCCAAAAGCAATTAGTGTTGCCATTAGAAGGCTTTTTAGCTTTAGGTTCTTCATCTGTCTTTTCATAAATAGGTTTATTAATTGTTAGAACAGGGAAAACGCAGCGTAGTTGATTAAATTTTATATCAGACTTTATATTAACTAAATTTAACAGGAATTTAAATTGCATATGTAAACCCAAGCTACTTACTTGTAGGTACTTTAAGCTTTAGAAAAACACTATATGAAAACTGCATTAATTACCGGAGCTACCAGCGGAATTGGTAGAGCTACTGCCAATACCCTTGCCAGGGAAGGAATAAATCTAATTCTATGCGGAAGAAGAGAAGAGCGACTAGCTGAATTGAAAAAAGAATTATCTAAACGAGTGGCAGTTTATACACTTTGCTTTGACGTTCAGGATAAAGAACAGGTATTTAGCAAAATAGAAAGTCTTCCAGAGAAATTTCAAAAGATAGATATTCTCATCAATAATGCAGGAAATGCGCACGGTTTGAATCCCATCCAGGATGGAGATATAGATGATTGGGATGCGATGCTCGATATTAACGTAAAGGGGCTACTATATGTTAGCAAAGCAATTTTCCCGAAAATGATAAATCAAGGCGCCGGGCATATTATTAATATTGGTTCTACCGCCGGGAAAGAAGTTTACCCCAACGGGAATGTTTACTGTGCCAGCAAA contains the following coding sequences:
- a CDS encoding tetratricopeptide repeat protein; its protein translation is MRGFSTNILFVIFGLLLIFPVVAQQQDKELEKAKKEAGEFMQEADAALGENDFPKAEAAYRKAIAKDPENSDARYNMGNMYYTRDNAPQATQRYKQAAEIAETKIAKHKANHNLGNAYMNQKRYQEAVEAYKDALRNNPTDDETRYNLALAKKMLEQEQEQDDNQDGGDDENQDDENQDQENQDENQDQENKEEQQDQGEGDNEGDQDNQDQDQEEKEGDQEEQEEQDGEGDQEEQDKEPEEGQPQPQPAQGQLSPEQIQSLLEAMNNEERKVQDKINAEKQKGAKVKSEKDW
- a CDS encoding VWA domain-containing protein, giving the protein MILEEKIYLWLLLLIPAVIVLYLVFRIWQKRARSRFAQPPLLSFLAPNRSSFKPFLKLLLILLALSSVVLGLVNPKVGSQLETVKREGVDIVFAIDVSKSMEAEDIAPNRLEKSKQLVRQIIGNLGSDRVGIIAYAGSAFPQLPITTDYGSAKMFLESLNTDMLSSQGTAIGDAIDLATGFFDDNQQTNRVMFILSDGEDHEGNAEDMAEKAADAGIQIYTIGVGTAKGGPIPIKRNGVVQNYKKDNQGETVVTKLDAEVLKQIAEETNGEYIDGSVTSEVTEKVQEALQNIEKTEFEAKQFADYKSQFQWFVGLAIFLLLLDVFMLERKTGWIRKLNLFNEKRKTEE
- a CDS encoding VWA domain-containing protein; this translates as MFANYTFENPEFFWLLLLLLPATAWYFWKRKQQTPELRMSSVKGFKVKQSMLSKLKPVLFVLRLLALAFLVVAMARPRTVDVTTQSSNIRGIDIIMAIDVSASMLARDFEPNRLESVKEVGAEFIENRPTDRIGLVLFAGESFTKTPITSDKSIALRAIEEIEYSNILQNGTAIGSGLATAVNRLKDSDAESKVIILLTDGVNNSGFIDPKIASELAVEFGIKTYTIGVGSNGNALTPVNVLANGKFQYGVQKVEIDEALLQQIASDTGGKYFRATNNEKLEEIYEEIDSLEKSEIEEFRYYNYTEKFRPYALLAIGLLLFEVLLRYTVFRGFI
- a CDS encoding DUF4381 domain-containing protein, whose amino-acid sequence is MNNRISTLETYKVAVMLLFLLLSFQGFTQEPNINTRLDSTSIKIGEQVIFSIEVETDSTNLVIFPEGQTFDPMEMVESLGADTTTVEDRFRLIKKYSLTQFDSGVYTIPQQKIIIQNREYLTDSFRVEVADVQVDTTRQKMYPIKPAVDVPKAFSIPNWVWWLLAVLILLGVAFYFFRRRKKRKEAEPELPPYEQAMFELKQLDNSSLLQDREIKEYYSQLAFIVRKYLDRKIYDRALESTTSELIAYLELRKQSGELSLKDKSIDNLQQLLKRADLAKFANSRPDVITAKSDRTKVEHLIKDIRQVVPEPTEEELMQDENYRREKLLKRRKRRIIAVIGGILILGIVVVTILVNTKGFGFVKDSVFGNETRELLEGDWIKSEYGTPTVTITTPEVLVRHDVKRGDELQEMLLGSETFDAGTLEGNLYTLLITGPVNPQGDFDLEKAVDGIYENLESQGARNIIMKEEEFSTINSTKGIKVFGTFNLENPITGGPIEKEYAILNFGANGGFQQIMVVFDEDDEYAEEILQRIENSIELKNQAN
- a CDS encoding DUF58 domain-containing protein, encoding MDTKELLKKVRKIEIKTRRLSDHVFGGEYHSTFKGRGMTFSEVRQYQFGDDVRNIDWNVTARYNEPFIKVFEEERELTMMLMVDVSGSEFFGTQNQLKKDVITEIAATLAFSATQNNDKIGLMLFSDQIELYIPPKKGRYHVLRIIRELIEFKPKSKKTDIAAAIKYLSNVMKKKAIVFMLSDFMDDDYQQTLKIAGNKHDVTGIRVYDPAEEEIPNLGLVQMLDEESGEYVTVNTGSKSVRNNYAKHYRERSAYFNESFTLSGAGVINNRVDESYVKKLLGYFKRRG
- a CDS encoding AAA family ATPase — encoded protein: MIENNTSVDIASLNEKIERESAFVDLLNTEVNKVIVGQKHMMERLLIGLLGQGHILLEGVPGLAKTLAINTLSQAVHGSFSRIQFTPDLLPADVVGTMIYNMKLNDFSIKKGPIFANFVLADEINRAPAKVQSALLEAMQEKQVTIGEETFILDKPFLVMATQNPVEQEGTYPLPEAQVDRFMLKTVIDYPEINDEQLIMRANLRGEFPKVNPVVSIEQILRAQQAAREVYMDEKIEKYILDIIFATRNPEKYNLKDLKPLISFGASPRGSINLARASKCYAFIKRRGYVIPEDVRAVVLDVLRHRIGITYEAEAENITSEDIVHKIVNEIEVP
- a CDS encoding DUF4382 domain-containing protein, with product MATLIAFGFTSCNDDDTNGPEEGYAQLTVRMTDAPGDYDHVWVDVQDVMIKTEAAVGQEEAEWESLSNVETGRYDLLQLTGGVSQLLVDAEIPAGYLDQIRLVLGPDNVVVIDGEENPMATPSAQQSGLKLNVQQELEAGEQYEYLLDFDVDGSIVKTGNGGYILKPVIRMSAMANTGSIMGKVHPTNFQSLVKAQSASHIISAYTDESGNFVLHGVPAGTYQVTITPDAETGLEAKDKDNVKVGEGGAVDLETIYLE
- a CDS encoding SDR family NAD(P)-dependent oxidoreductase codes for the protein MKTALITGATSGIGRATANTLAREGINLILCGRREERLAELKKELSKRVAVYTLCFDVQDKEQVFSKIESLPEKFQKIDILINNAGNAHGLNPIQDGDIDDWDAMLDINVKGLLYVSKAIFPKMINQGAGHIINIGSTAGKEVYPNGNVYCASKYAVDALNQAMRIDLNKHGIRVGAVNPGLTQTEFSEVRFKGDTEKAKSVYEGFQALRPEDIADIIRFVVTRPYHVNIADLVVMPTAQANSTTVNKE